The following are encoded in a window of Sutcliffiella horikoshii genomic DNA:
- a CDS encoding vWA domain-containing protein, translated as MGFTAPIYFLFSAFLLLVILMYFFRKQYDKKAIPSVLLWQEWMNEFEAQAWWRKLQHHLLLYLQLLALLFLIFTLTQPFFEKEGIEGDHLIFIVDTSASMTALEGEKSRLELAKEKMVQTLDKGDDQEMTIIVAKETPEILLERSQSQKEIVKLVEDLGPTYASANLMDSINLAKSLLGEENGNIQLLTDNFSKKTSLELHKNTTFFAHNIGESHLNLAIETFGITMRENKVVGVVTVKNEGDVSADFDLSIYNDGEEVLQQVTEKVEGNKVKTIYLEELPPATMYRAVVSGDKQYKLDNEQFAFLGQQQDPTVYVHKDIHPFARKAVEIASTNVIHLSSNSTEENNFDGVHLIKGVARSDWPSGPKLVFLSGEDGEDEVELTGDVSANMADPLTQSVEMENVYVEKAFTSKELSSLDVVASRGETPLILSGIYEGDPIIVVTFELGSSDWPLHAGFPLFMFHSIQELTQNKGMLGYFYPGQTMDYFPASDVRKAEILNEDNEVVFAYNTFEQPIELPHTPGLYTLRETKDQKEKSRTFTIMLEDTEKSIQTEESFTISAESSVDQEKETTTSKNISYLFLILALVVLLVEWEVYRRGISN; from the coding sequence ATGGGTTTTACAGCACCAATATATTTTTTGTTCAGTGCATTTTTACTTTTAGTTATCTTGATGTATTTTTTCCGGAAGCAGTATGATAAAAAAGCGATTCCTTCTGTTTTGTTATGGCAGGAATGGATGAACGAATTTGAAGCCCAGGCATGGTGGAGGAAGCTACAGCACCATCTGCTGTTATATCTTCAGTTATTGGCTCTTTTATTTCTAATTTTCACTTTGACGCAGCCTTTCTTTGAGAAGGAAGGAATAGAAGGAGACCATCTTATTTTCATTGTGGATACATCCGCATCCATGACCGCACTCGAAGGAGAAAAGTCGCGCCTGGAGTTGGCCAAGGAGAAAATGGTGCAAACACTTGATAAAGGGGATGATCAAGAAATGACCATTATAGTTGCCAAAGAGACCCCTGAGATACTATTGGAAAGGTCTCAGTCACAAAAAGAAATAGTTAAACTTGTAGAAGACCTTGGACCTACTTACGCTTCAGCAAATTTGATGGATTCCATCAATTTGGCTAAGAGTCTACTAGGAGAAGAGAACGGAAACATACAGCTTTTAACCGATAATTTTTCCAAAAAAACATCATTGGAGCTTCATAAGAACACGACCTTTTTTGCACACAACATAGGTGAATCCCACCTGAACTTAGCAATAGAAACATTTGGGATAACCATGCGTGAAAACAAAGTAGTTGGTGTAGTTACTGTGAAAAATGAAGGGGACGTTTCCGCCGACTTTGACTTATCTATCTATAATGATGGGGAGGAAGTCTTACAACAAGTTACAGAGAAGGTGGAAGGCAACAAAGTAAAGACTATTTATCTTGAAGAACTGCCACCTGCGACAATGTATAGAGCTGTCGTGAGTGGAGATAAGCAATATAAGTTAGATAATGAGCAATTCGCTTTTCTGGGGCAGCAACAAGACCCTACAGTTTACGTTCATAAGGATATTCACCCATTTGCGAGAAAGGCTGTTGAAATAGCAAGCACCAATGTCATTCACCTTTCCTCAAATTCAACAGAGGAAAATAACTTCGATGGTGTCCATCTAATTAAAGGGGTGGCGAGAAGCGACTGGCCTTCTGGTCCTAAGTTAGTGTTCCTATCAGGTGAAGATGGTGAAGATGAGGTAGAACTTACTGGTGACGTATCGGCAAATATGGCAGATCCATTAACGCAATCAGTGGAAATGGAGAATGTTTATGTGGAAAAGGCATTTACTTCAAAAGAACTTTCTTCATTAGATGTAGTTGCAAGCCGGGGAGAAACGCCGCTGATTCTCTCAGGAATTTATGAAGGTGACCCTATAATAGTGGTTACATTTGAACTTGGTTCGAGTGATTGGCCGCTTCATGCGGGTTTCCCGTTATTCATGTTCCATTCTATTCAGGAATTAACACAGAACAAGGGCATGTTGGGATATTTTTATCCTGGTCAGACGATGGATTATTTTCCCGCATCTGATGTTAGAAAAGCGGAAATCCTCAATGAGGATAATGAGGTGGTCTTCGCTTACAATACCTTTGAACAACCAATTGAACTTCCTCATACCCCAGGTTTGTATACACTAAGAGAAACAAAGGACCAAAAAGAGAAGTCCAGGACTTTTACTATCATGTTAGAGGATACAGAAAAGTCGATCCAGACAGAAGAGAGCTTTACCATATCGGCAGAATCCTCTGTTGATCAAGAAAAGGAGACAACAACAAGCAAAAACATATCTTATTTGTTTTTAATACTTGCTCTTGTCGTACTATTGGTAGAATGGGAGGTTTACAGACGTGGAATTTCAAATTGA
- a CDS encoding AAA family ATPase, with translation MISLEEKEKELQYYQDTLHEVKQEIGKVIVGQEEVIEQLIWAMLSDGHALLEGMPGVGKTMLIRTISEVLSFDFSRIQFTPDLMPSDITGTKMIEIHENGKQSFVFHEGPIFSNIVLADEINRATPKTQSSLLEAMAEKTVTIMGETRKVSSPFFVLATQNPIDMEGTYPLPEAQMDRFLLKINMGYPKKEELYEIIKRTTGTESYQVQKLLTTEKMQKIQLAVKEVLVSQELLDYTVQLIMATHPEEEYASELVKKYVRYGVGPRGVQSLIKVAKARAFCSGRFHVSKGDIKLAAIPVLRHRLFLNFEGEASGVKEDLILEDAIQYTDKVMNVR, from the coding sequence GTGATCAGTTTGGAAGAGAAAGAAAAGGAACTCCAATATTATCAAGATACATTGCATGAAGTGAAACAAGAAATCGGAAAGGTGATTGTTGGACAGGAGGAAGTGATTGAACAACTAATTTGGGCGATGTTGTCAGATGGCCATGCTTTGCTTGAAGGAATGCCTGGTGTGGGGAAAACCATGCTTATTCGTACGATATCTGAAGTTTTAAGCTTTGATTTTTCAAGAATCCAGTTTACTCCTGACTTGATGCCATCTGACATTACCGGTACGAAAATGATTGAGATTCATGAAAACGGAAAACAATCCTTCGTGTTTCATGAAGGCCCTATTTTTTCAAATATTGTTCTTGCCGATGAGATAAATCGTGCCACTCCTAAAACACAAAGTTCCTTATTGGAAGCGATGGCGGAGAAGACCGTGACCATCATGGGTGAAACGAGAAAGGTTTCCTCTCCATTCTTTGTGCTCGCAACTCAGAACCCTATTGATATGGAAGGAACGTATCCGCTGCCCGAAGCGCAAATGGACCGTTTTCTTTTGAAAATTAATATGGGCTATCCAAAGAAAGAAGAGCTATATGAGATTATCAAAAGAACAACAGGTACGGAATCCTATCAGGTTCAAAAACTCTTAACTACGGAGAAGATGCAAAAAATCCAGTTGGCTGTAAAGGAAGTACTAGTCTCACAGGAATTGTTAGACTATACTGTACAACTCATCATGGCAACACACCCTGAAGAAGAATATGCCAGTGAGCTTGTGAAAAAATATGTCCGATATGGAGTGGGCCCGCGTGGTGTCCAAAGTTTAATCAAGGTAGCAAAAGCAAGAGCTTTTTGCTCTGGCCGCTTTCATGTATCTAAAGGGGATATCAAGCTTGCTGCCATTCCAGTCCTTCGTCACCGCTTATTCTTAAATTTTGAAGGGGAGGCTTCAGGGGTGAAAGAAGATCTTATTCTTGAAGATGCCATTCAGTACACTGATAAAGTAATGAATGTAAGGTAA
- a CDS encoding DUF58 domain-containing protein, whose product MLNSMITKQLQAHTLQAGKLKRSWHKGTRKSTRFGASHDFSDYRMYEQGDDLRQVDWNIYARTQKHYIKRYLDEQELSASIYLDCTNSMASSPAKWQLAKTLTASFAYIGLSQDDRISIISVHGEQAPYLYRKGKGHLYQMLQYVEEIKAKESSLLFSEAALNHVQRKSSVSIVISDLLEPLDSVIHTLKIIQANRQQIYLLQVLEEDEVDPSFDGDYMLIDSETNQEVNVTVSDFTRKSYKEKMQQRMEFLESFCFERGISYLVCHTGEKVEEILFKRMTSKGWIR is encoded by the coding sequence ATGTTGAATTCAATGATAACCAAGCAGCTACAGGCCCATACTCTTCAAGCAGGAAAGCTTAAGAGAAGCTGGCATAAAGGAACAAGAAAGTCGACAAGGTTCGGAGCCTCCCATGATTTCTCTGATTATCGCATGTATGAGCAGGGAGACGACCTTAGGCAAGTGGATTGGAATATTTATGCACGTACGCAAAAGCACTACATTAAGAGATACCTAGATGAACAAGAGCTCTCTGCTTCCATTTATCTAGATTGTACAAATTCTATGGCAAGTTCCCCTGCCAAATGGCAGCTAGCCAAAACACTTACAGCTTCCTTTGCCTACATTGGGCTAAGTCAGGATGATCGTATATCCATCATAAGTGTCCATGGAGAGCAGGCTCCTTATTTATATCGTAAAGGTAAAGGCCATCTCTATCAAATGCTTCAATATGTAGAGGAGATAAAAGCGAAAGAGTCCTCCCTACTATTCTCTGAGGCTGCTTTAAACCATGTGCAAAGGAAAAGCAGTGTATCCATTGTTATCAGTGACTTATTGGAGCCTCTTGACTCGGTCATCCACACTTTGAAAATTATCCAAGCTAATCGACAGCAAATATATTTGTTGCAAGTGTTAGAAGAGGATGAAGTAGACCCAAGTTTTGATGGCGACTATATGCTGATTGACAGCGAAACCAATCAGGAAGTAAATGTGACAGTTTCAGATTTTACAAGGAAGAGTTATAAAGAAAAGATGCAACAAAGGATGGAGTTCCTTGAGAGCTTTTGTTTTGAAAGGGGAATCTCATACCTTGTGTGCCATACAGGAGAGAAAGTAGAAGAAATTTTATTCAAAAGGATGACCTCTAAAGGTTGGATTAGGTGA